In Liquorilactobacillus nagelii DSM 13675, the following proteins share a genomic window:
- a CDS encoding YfhO family protein — protein MPIFFKKEKNLKLYIYYSLIFCLAAVFVYGTYFLTGHSLIWRLDGAQQHLPLLQTYRKFLIYRFQHPFSPLQQWTWKMGLGSDLYQIFAYYTIGDIFNYLILLFPANKIVAAYQFLIILRLYCAGLAFCFFANHFKLHRPAILGGTLVYIFNAFLLYSNVAQPFFTLPFIIFPLLLLAIEKVLQGGACWPLILMFSWMLFNNFYFAYILGIGSFIFLCLRYCFNYRKKISVGKTLVKLAYSSVISLLVTAVVWLPEVIAVQNSTRGNGPFANGLKLYPLYYYIALPSQLINGGNRDFYFWSALGFASFAFFAIVFIFSHARHYPVIVSSLLLGGIFLLLPAAGASLNGFLSPSNRWTLMLCLPIALSVAITIEQVTRITSKVLKLFSWSLIFYSTWLAGSYYFQNNERLFIPLIFLFLSYFLLVAAVHHKIPIRLTKLVFVGAILLNVVANAVYFEAPYNGGYSNEMLPSGGFQKLVKKRYAGLDQNLTGKGYRVSTISQNYYLGNGVHMYNAVPSKLNSISSYYSLQNKYLGNWAESLGINQYEANIPLGQVDDRSILNNFLGVKYLFVKKNQTNSQKVPAGYQLDRVSNQIPDANQSNQLSNQTERYTTKNAFPLIYWQNKVFSAKVYQQLSATQKEQALVKGVQTTKSYGLRSARVTPKKQQTIKYQLISSRGNLLDSHKITKFDSAETYRLILDPTQSLKNVELHVEISDLKYQQLKLSQQLKLEEIHQQTAADEGLLSNNNQLEYYRYLRYHILQGTPDNSFKLTVSSSLSDESLFQPQQDQLSFYKTVTGGVLNLGYFENNLPKTLSLNLSKLGYYHFKLKIVAVEINHSYSKQVQQLQKQRLKDLKFKTNQVTGKITTSKNGILTSSIPYSTGWTAKVDGKPVKVLKTNQAFVGLYLSAGNHHVILDYHTPGLKFAARLSGISFILLLTISLFKFIWKKRFFQNNN, from the coding sequence TTGCCCATCTTTTTCAAAAAAGAAAAAAATTTAAAATTATACATATACTATAGTTTAATTTTTTGCTTAGCGGCCGTCTTTGTTTATGGAACTTATTTTTTAACTGGCCATTCTTTAATTTGGCGGCTTGATGGTGCCCAACAGCATTTACCATTATTACAAACGTATCGAAAATTTTTAATTTATCGTTTCCAACATCCTTTTAGTCCTTTGCAACAATGGACTTGGAAAATGGGTCTGGGTAGTGATTTATATCAAATTTTCGCATATTATACAATCGGCGATATTTTTAACTACTTAATTTTACTTTTTCCGGCCAATAAAATTGTAGCCGCATATCAATTTCTAATTATTTTACGCCTATATTGTGCAGGATTAGCATTTTGCTTTTTTGCTAATCATTTTAAATTGCACCGACCAGCTATTTTAGGTGGCACGTTAGTCTACATTTTTAATGCTTTTCTTCTTTACTCTAATGTTGCTCAACCCTTTTTCACTTTGCCTTTCATTATTTTTCCCTTATTACTTTTAGCAATTGAAAAAGTCCTCCAAGGAGGAGCTTGCTGGCCCTTAATTTTAATGTTCAGCTGGATGTTGTTTAATAATTTTTATTTTGCCTATATCTTAGGAATCGGCAGCTTTATTTTTCTTTGCCTGCGTTATTGTTTCAATTATCGTAAAAAAATTTCTGTTGGGAAAACCTTAGTTAAATTAGCATATAGCAGTGTAATCAGTTTATTAGTAACAGCTGTTGTCTGGCTGCCTGAAGTTATCGCTGTCCAAAACTCTACTCGCGGCAATGGCCCCTTTGCCAACGGTTTAAAGCTTTATCCACTCTACTACTACATTGCGTTACCATCTCAACTAATCAATGGAGGAAATCGTGATTTCTACTTTTGGAGTGCATTGGGGTTTGCAAGTTTTGCTTTTTTTGCGATTGTTTTTATTTTTAGTCATGCTCGTCATTATCCAGTAATTGTTAGCAGTTTGCTTTTAGGAGGAATATTTTTATTACTTCCAGCTGCTGGAGCTAGTTTAAACGGGTTTTTGTCTCCTTCCAATCGCTGGACATTAATGCTTTGCTTGCCAATAGCATTGTCTGTAGCAATTACAATTGAACAAGTTACACGAATCACGTCCAAAGTTCTTAAACTTTTTAGTTGGAGCTTAATATTTTATAGTACGTGGTTAGCTGGCAGTTATTATTTTCAAAATAATGAACGACTATTTATTCCACTAATTTTTCTCTTTTTAAGCTATTTTTTACTAGTGGCAGCTGTTCACCACAAAATTCCCATTCGGCTAACAAAATTAGTTTTCGTTGGAGCAATTTTATTAAATGTAGTCGCTAATGCGGTTTATTTTGAAGCCCCTTATAATGGTGGTTATTCCAATGAAATGCTACCTTCTGGCGGTTTCCAGAAATTAGTCAAAAAACGTTATGCTGGTTTGGATCAAAATTTAACTGGCAAGGGCTATCGTGTCTCAACAATTAGTCAAAATTATTATCTCGGTAATGGTGTTCATATGTATAACGCTGTTCCTAGCAAGCTCAATTCCATTAGTTCATATTATTCACTCCAGAATAAATATTTAGGCAATTGGGCAGAATCTTTAGGAATTAACCAATATGAAGCTAATATTCCCTTAGGTCAAGTTGATGATCGATCAATTTTAAATAATTTTTTAGGTGTTAAATATCTGTTTGTCAAAAAAAATCAAACAAACAGTCAAAAAGTTCCGGCTGGTTATCAGCTTGATCGGGTTTCAAATCAAATACCTGATGCTAATCAAAGTAATCAATTGAGTAACCAAACTGAACGTTATACGACCAAAAATGCTTTTCCCTTGATTTATTGGCAAAATAAAGTTTTTAGTGCAAAAGTTTATCAGCAGTTGTCCGCTACCCAAAAAGAACAAGCCCTTGTAAAAGGCGTCCAAACAACTAAAAGTTATGGTCTCCGTTCAGCTCGGGTAACTCCTAAAAAACAACAAACAATCAAATATCAATTAATTTCTAGTCGAGGAAATTTGCTTGATTCACATAAAATTACTAAATTTGATAGTGCTGAAACATACCGTCTCATCTTAGATCCCACACAGTCATTAAAAAACGTTGAACTGCATGTTGAAATTTCTGATTTAAAATATCAGCAATTAAAACTTAGCCAACAACTAAAGCTTGAAGAAATCCACCAGCAAACTGCCGCTGATGAAGGTCTTTTGTCAAATAACAATCAGTTAGAATATTATCGTTACCTTCGTTATCATATTTTACAAGGCACACCTGATAACAGCTTCAAATTGACTGTTAGCTCTTCCTTGAGCGATGAGAGTCTGTTTCAACCTCAGCAAGATCAATTATCATTTTATAAAACTGTCACTGGTGGTGTCTTGAATCTTGGGTATTTTGAAAATAATCTTCCAAAAACTTTATCATTAAATCTTTCAAAATTAGGTTATTATCATTTCAAATTAAAAATCGTAGCTGTCGAAATTAATCACAGTTATTCGAAACAAGTTCAGCAACTACAAAAACAACGACTTAAGGATTTGAAATTCAAAACCAATCAAGTAACTGGAAAAATTACAACTAGCAAAAATGGAATTTTGACTTCATCAATCCCTTACTCTACTGGTTGGACAGCTAAAGTTGATGGCAAACCAGTCAAAGTTTTAAAAACCAACCAAGCTTTTGTCGGATTGTATCTAAGTGCTGGTAACCACCACGTTATCTTAGATTATCATACCCCAGGCTTAAAATTTGCAGCCAGGTTAAGTGGTATAAGTTTTATTTTGCTGCTAACAATCTCACTGTTCAAATTTATTTGGAAAAAACGTTTCTTTCAAAATAACAACTAA
- a CDS encoding flavodoxin, producing the protein MVKAKVVFASITGNNEDVADIIAEELEKKGVEVETDEISQCDAADFEDVDLCIVTPYTYDEGALPDEGMDFYDDLNELDLKGKIFGVAGSGDTFYGEYFCTAVDDFAKAFEKAGAVQGAPAVKINLAPDSEEDIQKLTTFADQLISTYEKSNS; encoded by the coding sequence TTGGTTAAAGCAAAAGTAGTTTTTGCATCAATTACCGGCAATAATGAAGATGTAGCCGATATTATTGCCGAGGAACTTGAAAAAAAAGGTGTCGAAGTTGAAACCGATGAAATTTCTCAATGTGACGCAGCCGATTTTGAAGACGTTGACCTATGTATCGTCACACCATACACCTATGACGAAGGAGCTTTGCCCGATGAGGGAATGGATTTTTATGATGATTTAAATGAATTAGATTTGAAAGGTAAAATTTTTGGCGTGGCAGGTTCTGGTGACACATTTTATGGCGAATATTTTTGCACAGCCGTTGATGATTTTGCCAAAGCCTTTGAAAAAGCAGGTGCTGTGCAAGGTGCTCCCGCTGTTAAAATCAATCTAGCACCCGACTCTGAAGAAGATATTCAAAAATTAACTACCTTTGCCGACCAATTAATTTCTACTTACGAAAAATCAAATTCATAG
- a CDS encoding LysM peptidoglycan-binding domain-containing protein, producing the protein MSRRSKHQVNKKVWFGILLVVILLIVGFIGFRSRVVNARIQSFFGDNQTAQKIEYQKQRQTAQKKYGKVSQSSNSSSTKKTQKSYSSTNRTEKHSSSSAITSSSKNGSYRYYVVKSGDTLSSIAANYGTTATAIMNLNDLTTGTISTGTTLKLPAAASSTGTNSTYTSSNTTTNE; encoded by the coding sequence ATGTCACGAAGAAGTAAACATCAAGTAAATAAAAAAGTTTGGTTTGGAATTTTATTGGTTGTAATACTATTAATTGTTGGTTTTATTGGTTTTCGCAGTCGAGTAGTTAACGCGAGAATTCAGAGCTTTTTTGGGGATAATCAAACGGCGCAAAAGATTGAGTATCAAAAACAAAGACAAACTGCTCAGAAAAAATATGGAAAGGTTAGTCAATCAAGTAATTCAAGTTCAACAAAAAAAACGCAGAAAAGTTACTCCTCAACAAACCGCACTGAAAAACATAGCAGTTCTAGTGCGATTACAAGCAGTTCAAAAAATGGTTCTTATCGCTACTATGTGGTAAAATCGGGTGATACATTATCCAGTATTGCAGCTAATTACGGGACGACAGCCACAGCCATTATGAATTTAAATGATTTGACTACAGGCACAATCTCAACAGGGACTACTTTGAAGCTTCCTGCTGCTGCCTCATCAACTGGAACAAATTCAACATACACGTCTTCAAATACAACCACAAATGAGTAA
- the galU gene encoding UTP--glucose-1-phosphate uridylyltransferase GalU → MKVRKAVIPAAGLGTRFLPATKALAKEMFPIIDKPTIQFIVEEARKSGIEDILVVTGKGKRSIEDHFDSVPELEQNLKEKGKTDLLKLVEQTTDINLYFIRQPHPKGLGDAVLMAKDFVGNEPFVVMLGDDLMRDRVPLTKQLINRYEQTHASTLAVMRVPHDQVYKYGVIDPGSETSQGLYDVKKFVEKPPVAKAPSDLAIIGRYLLTPEIFGMLETQKVGAGNEIQLTDAIDRLNKIQRVFAHEFKGERFDVGYKFGFLKTSIEFGLDHPEVKDDLKAYIKELAKNLK, encoded by the coding sequence ATGAAAGTAAGAAAAGCAGTCATTCCGGCAGCTGGTCTTGGAACACGTTTTTTACCGGCTACAAAGGCTTTGGCTAAAGAAATGTTTCCAATTATCGATAAACCAACGATTCAATTTATCGTTGAAGAAGCAAGAAAATCAGGAATTGAAGATATTTTGGTAGTTACTGGTAAGGGGAAACGCTCAATTGAAGACCACTTTGATTCTGTTCCTGAATTGGAACAAAATTTAAAGGAAAAGGGCAAGACTGATTTATTAAAATTAGTTGAACAAACGACAGACATTAATTTGTACTTTATTCGTCAGCCTCATCCTAAAGGCCTTGGGGATGCTGTTTTAATGGCTAAGGATTTTGTTGGTAATGAACCATTTGTTGTTATGCTTGGCGATGACTTAATGCGTGATCGTGTACCGTTAACGAAACAATTAATTAATCGTTATGAACAAACACATGCTTCTACTTTAGCAGTTATGCGTGTCCCACATGATCAAGTTTATAAATATGGAGTTATTGATCCTGGTTCAGAAACTAGTCAGGGCTTGTATGATGTCAAAAAATTTGTTGAGAAGCCACCGGTTGCTAAAGCACCAAGTGATCTGGCGATTATTGGCCGCTACTTGCTGACACCAGAAATTTTTGGAATGCTAGAAACCCAAAAAGTTGGCGCCGGTAACGAAATTCAATTGACTGATGCAATTGATCGTTTAAATAAAATCCAACGAGTATTTGCCCATGAATTTAAGGGTGAGCGCTTTGATGTTGGCTATAAATTTGGTTTTCTTAAAACTTCAATTGAGTTTGGACTGGATCATCCAGAAGTTAAAGACGATTTGAAAGCATATATTAAAGAATTGGCAAAAAACTTGAAGTAA
- the icd gene encoding NADP-dependent isocitrate dehydrogenase, with amino-acid sequence MNKPENVTLAGGKLQVPAFPIIPFIAGDGIGPEIWLAAKKVFDQAVTKVYGNSRKVIWQELLAGEVAFKETGHWLPEKTINSLKQHLVAIKGPLTTPIGQGHRSLNVALRQELDLFACVRPVAYFPGVPSPVKFPEKVAMTVFRENTEDIYAGIDFAAGTTGATELLELLTQQHQLAKVRFPKSSAFAIKPVSKEGSIRLVKAAIQYAIDYHLPRVTLVHKGNIMKQTEGSFKKWGYQAAAFFGNQVFTSEEFAKIKLKKGLAAANEAQTEAIKEKKIFVNDLIADNFFQQSLLHPEKFSVIATLNLNGDYISDALAAQVGGIGISPGANINYQSRQAIFEATHGTAPEFAGKNKLNPTSLILSGVMMFEYLGWQPVADLIRSVVKQALFKQHVTIDFARQLPTAVELSTSDFADYLVTLMQ; translated from the coding sequence ATGAATAAACCGGAAAATGTGACTCTTGCGGGCGGGAAACTGCAAGTACCAGCTTTTCCAATTATTCCATTTATTGCTGGTGATGGAATTGGTCCTGAGATTTGGTTAGCTGCAAAAAAAGTTTTTGACCAAGCAGTAACGAAAGTTTACGGGAATTCTAGAAAAGTAATTTGGCAAGAATTATTGGCGGGAGAAGTTGCTTTTAAAGAAACAGGACATTGGTTACCTGAAAAAACTATTAACAGCTTAAAACAGCATTTAGTAGCAATTAAAGGGCCATTGACAACTCCAATCGGTCAAGGACATCGTTCATTAAATGTAGCACTTCGACAGGAACTAGACCTATTCGCCTGTGTTCGACCAGTGGCTTATTTTCCTGGAGTGCCCTCACCGGTAAAATTCCCTGAAAAAGTAGCAATGACAGTTTTTCGTGAAAACACGGAGGATATTTATGCTGGGATTGATTTCGCAGCAGGAACAACAGGAGCCACTGAACTGTTAGAACTATTGACACAACAGCATCAATTAGCAAAAGTCCGTTTTCCAAAAAGTTCAGCTTTTGCTATTAAACCAGTTTCAAAAGAGGGTTCCATTAGACTGGTAAAAGCAGCGATTCAGTACGCAATTGATTATCATTTACCACGAGTTACTTTGGTTCACAAAGGAAATATCATGAAGCAAACAGAGGGTAGTTTTAAAAAATGGGGCTACCAAGCAGCAGCATTTTTTGGCAACCAAGTTTTTACGAGTGAAGAATTTGCAAAAATTAAACTCAAAAAGGGGTTAGCAGCGGCCAACGAGGCGCAAACGGAAGCAATTAAGGAGAAAAAAATCTTTGTGAATGATCTGATTGCTGATAATTTTTTCCAACAATCTTTGTTGCATCCCGAAAAGTTTTCGGTAATTGCTACGTTAAATTTGAATGGTGATTATATTTCTGATGCATTAGCTGCTCAAGTGGGTGGAATTGGGATTTCTCCAGGCGCAAATATTAATTATCAAAGCAGACAGGCGATTTTTGAAGCAACTCATGGAACTGCTCCAGAGTTTGCGGGGAAAAATAAACTTAACCCAACCTCGCTGATTCTTTCTGGTGTGATGATGTTTGAGTATCTAGGATGGCAACCAGTAGCTGATTTAATTAGGTCGGTAGTAAAACAAGCGTTGTTTAAACAACATGTTACTATTGACTTTGCGCGACAACTACCAACAGCGGTTGAGTTATCAACCAGTGATTTTGCAGATTATTTAGTAACGTTAATGCAGTAA
- a CDS encoding citrate/2-methylcitrate synthase, with the protein MVKNHGLAGIVVDETKISSTKNAHLIYVGYPIEEIAQASFEEVVFLLWYKHLPKQTELVAFRQDLVNKMVLPAETIRLLLYIAKEPQHPMSILRTTTSLLGTTNDVEHDEPPKILAKMLTAIAAIIRIRDNEPLMEIDPDLGVVENFLLMMTGKKPSKRLAKMFSTVMILHADHEFNASTFTARVAASTLTDYYSCLTAAVCALKGPLHGGANERVFEMLETIQQQQIDPLKYLQDQLKAKRKIMGFGHRIYKDGDPRARILKQIAAELAQTTDNQVYYQLQIKIADYMFARFNLHPNVDYYTALIYHCIGLEKETFTMIFAACRTVGWLAHIMEQRQEGSLIRPSSVYIGPTGRHYLRKVGDHNE; encoded by the coding sequence ATGGTAAAAAACCATGGGTTAGCTGGAATTGTTGTTGATGAAACCAAGATTAGTTCAACAAAAAATGCGCATTTAATTTATGTAGGTTATCCAATTGAAGAAATTGCACAAGCTTCATTTGAAGAAGTTGTCTTTTTGCTGTGGTACAAGCATTTGCCTAAGCAAACAGAATTAGTTGCTTTTCGACAGGATTTAGTTAATAAAATGGTTTTACCAGCCGAAACAATTCGACTTTTATTATATATTGCTAAAGAACCGCAACATCCAATGAGCATTTTACGAACCACAACCTCTTTACTGGGCACGACAAACGACGTTGAACATGACGAACCACCAAAAATCCTAGCAAAAATGTTGACGGCAATTGCAGCAATTATTCGAATTCGTGATAATGAACCATTAATGGAAATTGATCCAGATTTGGGAGTGGTTGAAAACTTTTTGTTGATGATGACTGGGAAAAAACCAAGCAAACGTTTAGCAAAAATGTTTTCAACTGTCATGATTTTGCATGCTGATCACGAATTTAATGCTTCAACTTTTACAGCTAGAGTGGCAGCCTCGACCTTGACAGATTATTATTCCTGTTTAACAGCAGCAGTTTGCGCTTTAAAAGGACCATTACATGGCGGAGCAAATGAAAGAGTGTTCGAAATGCTGGAGACGATTCAGCAACAACAAATCGATCCATTAAAGTATCTGCAAGACCAATTAAAAGCCAAACGAAAAATAATGGGATTTGGTCATCGAATATACAAGGATGGGGACCCACGAGCTAGAATTTTAAAACAGATTGCAGCTGAATTGGCTCAAACAACAGATAATCAAGTTTACTATCAACTACAAATTAAAATTGCAGATTATATGTTTGCGAGATTTAATTTGCATCCCAATGTCGATTATTACACAGCCTTAATTTATCATTGCATCGGTTTGGAAAAAGAAACCTTTACGATGATTTTCGCAGCATGCCGAACTGTTGGATGGCTGGCTCATATCATGGAACAACGGCAAGAAGGTAGTTTAATTCGTCCAAGTTCAGTATATATTGGACCGACTGGAAGACATTATTTAAGAAAAGTGGGTGATCATAATGAATAA
- a CDS encoding YitT family protein, with the protein MITRLGKRFWGQTLLLLAGLELITISINFFYAPINVAAGGATGIAIIIDEVWGVNRAFTVLLINILMIILAYFFLNKQILQKILAGSFILPLLLYLNPSFKVVNDSLLAAIAGGTIFAAGIAILYRINASSGGTTVPPMIIKKYFHVNPAISLLLIDLGVTLFNIPVAGFNSFVLASFSLIITSLVMRYIETGLDHKYQLQIVSETKLPEIKQMLLSQQQSLTIYHAEGGYSGKNKDILLLVTDNQNYGPLIKQIHQIDPNVFIITSNVVKVHGGRW; encoded by the coding sequence ATGATTACCCGCCTAGGAAAGAGATTTTGGGGACAAACCCTTTTATTATTAGCGGGCCTAGAATTAATTACTATTTCAATTAATTTCTTCTACGCACCCATCAATGTCGCAGCTGGAGGAGCTACTGGGATCGCGATCATCATTGATGAAGTCTGGGGTGTAAATCGGGCATTTACTGTGTTATTAATTAATATCCTAATGATTATTTTGGCATACTTTTTCTTAAACAAACAAATTTTGCAAAAAATTTTGGCTGGCAGTTTTATCTTACCTTTACTGCTTTATCTAAATCCCAGCTTTAAAGTTGTCAATGATTCTTTGCTAGCCGCAATTGCTGGTGGAACTATTTTTGCTGCTGGAATTGCCATTTTGTATCGCATTAATGCCTCTAGTGGGGGAACAACTGTCCCGCCGATGATTATTAAAAAGTATTTTCATGTTAATCCAGCAATTTCGCTGTTACTAATTGATCTTGGCGTAACTTTATTTAATATTCCAGTTGCTGGTTTTAATTCGTTTGTTCTTGCCAGCTTCTCTTTGATTATTACATCTTTAGTCATGCGATATATCGAAACTGGCTTGGATCACAAATACCAATTGCAAATCGTCAGTGAAACAAAGCTCCCAGAAATCAAACAAATGCTGCTTAGTCAGCAACAAAGTTTAACAATTTATCACGCGGAAGGCGGTTATAGCGGAAAAAACAAAGATATTTTGTTACTAGTTACCGATAACCAAAACTATGGTCCGCTAATCAAACAGATTCATCAAATTGATCCTAACGTCTTTATCATTACTTCCAATGTTGTTAAAGTCCACGGTGGCCGATGGTAA
- a CDS encoding YihY/virulence factor BrkB family protein: MFKQILKRLTAININNAAIVIAYYALLAIFPTIILIGNLLPLLNVKAATILTYLENAVPKTIYHTLSPIILSFLDHGSGGLISISALVALWAVSRGINSLKLAFNTAYGVENIQNVLMTRLFSIVITFLLLASLAIIIILFSFGQLVLDYLTPILNISENLTGLFIQVKWPVTVLGLLFILGAMYFFLPNAKVHFWLIIPGTILATISWILLAQGFSIYVRYFARSVLSYGTLGTFIVLLFWLNYSGWVVMLGAVLNATLEEVVYHQIIPRKNRFKRYLIKKIKEK; the protein is encoded by the coding sequence TTGTTCAAACAAATTTTAAAACGATTAACGGCGATCAATATTAACAATGCGGCGATTGTAATTGCTTATTATGCATTGCTAGCTATTTTCCCGACAATTATTTTGATTGGAAACTTATTACCGCTGCTCAACGTGAAGGCAGCAACAATTTTGACATATTTGGAGAATGCTGTTCCTAAAACAATTTACCATACTTTAAGCCCAATCATATTATCTTTCTTGGATCATGGCAGCGGTGGGTTAATTTCCATTAGTGCTCTAGTAGCATTATGGGCAGTTAGTCGAGGAATCAATTCTCTTAAATTAGCATTTAACACAGCGTATGGAGTTGAGAATATACAAAATGTTTTAATGACTAGACTATTTTCAATTGTGATTACGTTTTTATTATTAGCTTCATTAGCAATAATAATTATTCTTTTTAGTTTTGGACAGCTAGTATTAGATTATTTAACGCCAATTTTAAATATTTCTGAAAATTTAACTGGCTTGTTCATTCAAGTTAAATGGCCGGTAACTGTTTTGGGCTTGCTGTTTATCTTAGGTGCAATGTATTTCTTTTTACCGAATGCCAAAGTACATTTTTGGCTGATTATCCCCGGAACAATCCTTGCGACAATCAGCTGGATTTTGTTGGCTCAAGGATTTTCGATTTATGTTCGTTATTTTGCGCGCTCAGTTTTAAGTTATGGAACGTTGGGAACTTTTATTGTACTCTTATTTTGGCTTAACTATTCTGGTTGGGTTGTGATGTTAGGCGCAGTTTTAAATGCTACTTTAGAAGAAGTCGTTTATCATCAAATAATTCCACGCAAAAACCGTTTTAAGCGTTATTTAATAAAGAAAATTAAAGAAAAATAG
- the map gene encoding type I methionyl aminopeptidase, translating to MITLKSPREIAEMAKSGAILAGMHQGLRNIIKPGISSWEIEEFARKYYRQHDAVAAQIGFEGYKYATCVSVNDEICHGFPRKSLILKNGDLVKVDTVVDYHGAMSDSCWSYAVGTPSPEVAKLMDVTKKALYLGIDQAKVGKRIGDIGAVIQHYTEDENGYGDVREFVGHGIGPTMHESPNVPHYGEAGHGLRLRAGMTITIEPMINIGTWKAEMDDPNGWTARTADGSLSCQYEHTLVITDDGPKILTSQDATFDQKYLLNY from the coding sequence ATGATTACACTTAAGTCACCACGAGAAATTGCAGAGATGGCAAAATCCGGAGCTATTTTAGCAGGCATGCATCAGGGCTTGCGAAATATTATCAAACCTGGGATTTCCAGCTGGGAAATTGAGGAATTTGCTCGTAAATATTATCGACAGCATGATGCGGTAGCTGCCCAAATTGGTTTTGAAGGTTATAAATATGCCACCTGTGTCAGTGTCAATGACGAAATTTGTCATGGATTTCCCCGAAAAAGTTTAATCTTAAAAAACGGTGATCTGGTCAAAGTCGATACGGTTGTTGATTACCACGGTGCTATGAGTGATTCATGTTGGAGTTATGCGGTCGGTACTCCGTCACCAGAAGTTGCTAAATTAATGGATGTAACTAAAAAGGCATTGTATTTAGGGATTGATCAGGCCAAGGTAGGCAAGCGGATAGGAGATATTGGAGCTGTTATCCAGCACTATACTGAGGATGAAAATGGTTATGGTGATGTCCGTGAATTCGTCGGACATGGTATTGGACCAACGATGCATGAAAGCCCAAATGTTCCTCATTATGGAGAAGCAGGCCATGGTTTACGCTTGCGAGCGGGGATGACAATCACAATTGAACCAATGATTAATATCGGTACTTGGAAGGCAGAAATGGATGATCCAAATGGATGGACTGCGCGAACCGCAGATGGTAGTTTATCATGTCAATATGAACACACCTTAGTAATTACTGACGATGGTCCAAAAATATTAACATCACAAGATGCCACTTTTGATCAGAAGTATTTGTTGAATTATTGA
- a CDS encoding glycosyltransferase family 2 protein, with translation MTDKLSIIVPCYNEEAAIPLFYQTVQKIKPQLKQVELEYWFINDGSSDNTLNELRNLNLSDPQHVHYASFSRNFGKEAGLFCGLQQATGNLVVVMDVDLQDPPELLPQMLELIRSGNYDCVGTRRTNRKNEPPIRSFFAKLFYRLINRISDTPIIDGARDFRMMNRQMIDAILSVQEYNRFSKGIFSWVGFRTTYLEYTNIERQAGQTSWNFWSLFKYSIDGIVAFSEIPLDLAAIVGFISCLGSGIAIVWIILRALLYGDPTAGWPSLVCFILFVGGIQLFCLGIVGKYIGKIFLEVKHRPIYLIQEKK, from the coding sequence ATGACCGACAAACTGTCAATAATTGTACCTTGTTATAATGAGGAAGCGGCTATTCCACTTTTTTATCAAACTGTACAAAAAATCAAACCACAACTTAAACAAGTTGAATTAGAATATTGGTTTATTAACGATGGATCAAGTGATAATACATTAAACGAATTGCGAAATTTGAATCTGTCTGATCCGCAACATGTTCATTATGCATCTTTTTCACGCAATTTTGGAAAAGAAGCTGGACTTTTTTGTGGTCTTCAGCAAGCAACTGGAAATTTAGTAGTAGTTATGGATGTTGATTTGCAAGACCCCCCTGAGTTATTACCACAAATGCTGGAACTAATTCGCAGTGGCAATTATGATTGTGTGGGTACACGTCGAACAAATCGTAAAAATGAGCCTCCCATCAGATCATTCTTCGCCAAACTATTTTATCGTTTAATTAATCGTATTTCTGATACCCCGATTATCGATGGCGCCCGCGACTTTCGCATGATGAATCGGCAAATGATTGATGCAATCTTATCAGTCCAAGAATACAATCGTTTTTCCAAAGGGATTTTTAGTTGGGTTGGTTTTCGAACAACTTATTTAGAGTATACGAATATTGAGCGTCAAGCCGGCCAAACTAGTTGGAATTTCTGGAGCCTCTTTAAATATTCTATCGATGGAATCGTCGCTTTTTCTGAAATTCCACTTGACCTTGCAGCAATTGTTGGTTTCATCTCCTGTCTAGGATCCGGAATTGCAATTGTTTGGATTATCTTGCGAGCATTATTATATGGTGATCCAACGGCTGGCTGGCCCTCTTTAGTTTGCTTCATTCTTTTTGTTGGTGGTATTCAACTTTTTTGTCTGGGAATTGTTGGAAAATATATCGGCAAAATCTTTTTAGAAGTCAAACACCGACCAATTTACTTAATTCAAGAAAAAAAATAA